A region from the Inhella inkyongensis genome encodes:
- a CDS encoding histidine phosphatase family protein produces MKTRLCLVRHGETAWNAEARLQGWTDVPLNAEGEAQARAAAAELAGTRFDALFSSPLARARRTAELIAAAQAPGAAALQLDPRLRERHHGELQGLTRNEIALHSPAVHALLNARCPGYLPPGGESVEVFAARVHAALKDLARLGGTVLAVAHGGVLDMAYRLATDADLHSARQHALPNAAINWLVFSGGGWRVEAWGLTGHLEREGRDETGG; encoded by the coding sequence ATGAAAACGCGACTCTGCCTGGTGCGCCATGGCGAAACAGCCTGGAATGCCGAAGCTCGGCTGCAAGGCTGGACCGATGTGCCGCTGAACGCCGAGGGCGAGGCCCAGGCCCGCGCCGCTGCCGCCGAGCTGGCCGGCACGCGCTTCGACGCCCTGTTCAGCAGCCCGCTGGCGCGCGCCCGCCGCACGGCCGAGCTCATCGCAGCGGCCCAGGCGCCCGGTGCGGCTGCGCTGCAACTCGACCCCCGGCTGCGCGAGCGCCACCACGGCGAGCTGCAGGGCCTGACCCGCAACGAGATCGCGCTGCACAGCCCCGCCGTGCACGCCCTGCTCAACGCCCGCTGCCCGGGCTATCTGCCCCCGGGCGGCGAATCCGTCGAAGTCTTCGCAGCCCGCGTGCATGCCGCCCTCAAGGACCTGGCCCGCCTGGGCGGCACCGTGCTGGCCGTGGCCCACGGCGGCGTGCTGGACATGGCCTATCGGCTTGCGACCGACGCCGACCTGCACTCCGCGCGTCAGCACGCGCTGCCCAACGCGGCCATCAATTGGCTGGTGTTCAGCGGCGGCGGGTGGCGGGTCGAAGCCTGGGGGCTGACCGGGCATTTGGAGCGGGAGGGGCGGGATGAGACGGGGGGATGA
- a CDS encoding SAM-dependent methyltransferase → MPAVPGSAPLTPAQAQFVTMSFTLEAIAHVHAPRPHAEDDFWGGEEATITLAPNFGPEALQGLAAFSHVEIAYLFHEVAPEKIVSGARHPRNNPDWPAVGIFAQRGKNRPNRIGITICRLLRVEGNQLVVTELDAIDGTPVLDIKPVMAEFLPREAVRQPAWSHELMQQYWLRRE, encoded by the coding sequence ATGCCCGCCGTGCCGGGCAGCGCCCCGCTCACTCCTGCCCAGGCCCAGTTCGTCACCATGTCCTTCACCCTCGAAGCCATCGCTCATGTCCACGCCCCACGCCCTCATGCGGAGGACGATTTCTGGGGCGGTGAAGAAGCCACGATCACCCTCGCCCCTAACTTTGGGCCCGAGGCACTGCAGGGTCTGGCGGCGTTCTCCCATGTGGAGATCGCCTACCTCTTCCACGAGGTAGCGCCCGAAAAGATCGTCAGCGGCGCACGCCACCCGCGCAACAACCCCGATTGGCCGGCGGTCGGCATCTTTGCCCAGCGCGGCAAGAACCGCCCCAACCGCATCGGCATCACGATCTGCCGCCTGCTGCGCGTCGAGGGGAATCAGTTGGTGGTGACGGAGCTGGACGCCATCGACGGCACGCCGGTGTTGGATATCAAGCCCGTGATGGCGGAGTTCCTGCCGCGCGAGGCGGTGCGTCAGCCGGCCTGGTCGCACGAGTTGATGCAGCAGTACTGGTTGCGCCGCGAATGA
- a CDS encoding ATP-binding cassette domain-containing protein: MALGRAGQASNFGPAPEAPGKSTLAKLLLGFDQPSAGSIKIDGVDLRNLSANELRNYFGVVPQETMLFSGSILANLRAGNPAASFEQVVQACRMAGIHDVVEALPQGYETEVGERGAGLSGGQKQRLAIARALLKGPKVLIFDEATSALDGPTAEAFAQTTNALKGRVGMVFITQAMPKGLVVDRNLDLKDSLRPVVSRNNSMTTLA, from the coding sequence GTGGCGCTGGGCCGGGCTGGGCAGGCTTCAAACTTTGGACCAGCACCCGAAGCCCCCGGCAAAAGCACCCTGGCCAAGCTATTGCTGGGCTTCGACCAACCCAGCGCCGGCAGCATCAAGATCGACGGCGTGGACCTGCGCAACCTCAGCGCCAACGAACTGCGCAACTACTTTGGCGTGGTGCCGCAGGAAACCATGCTCTTCAGCGGCAGCATCCTGGCCAATCTGCGCGCCGGCAACCCTGCCGCCAGCTTCGAGCAGGTGGTGCAGGCCTGCCGCATGGCCGGCATCCACGACGTGGTCGAGGCCCTGCCCCAGGGCTACGAGACGGAAGTGGGCGAGCGCGGCGCCGGCCTCTCCGGTGGCCAAAAGCAACGCCTGGCCATTGCCCGCGCCTTGCTCAAAGGCCCCAAAGTGCTGATTTTCGACGAGGCCACCTCGGCCCTGGACGGCCCCACGGCCGAGGCCTTCGCGCAAACCACCAATGCCCTCAAGGGGAGGGTGGGGATGGTGTTTATTACGCAAGCGATGCCGAAGGGGCTTGTAGTAGACAGAAACCTTGATCTGAAGGATTCATTGCGCCCGGTCGTCAGTCGAAATAACAGTATGACAACACTTGCATGA
- a CDS encoding TVP38/TMEM64 family protein codes for MTPSPRRKLILLAVLALALIALALVWQFSPAAQWLSPLKAVEQVQQLLHAMGWPWLLAAFVLGGCLALPLSLLCLLAVLALGPLPGIAFCLSGGSLIALPSFALGRALGRQAVEQLAGPKVQALNALVGRRGLLAVIAVRLVPAAPFAVVNLALGATLVGWRDFLLGNVIGMLPMVLTTAWLAPQILQQLQNPSGLGWAGLAGVIALVAGATWALKRWARQL; via the coding sequence TTGACTCCCAGCCCCCGCCGCAAGCTCATCCTCCTGGCCGTCCTGGCCTTGGCCCTGATCGCACTGGCCCTGGTCTGGCAATTCAGCCCGGCCGCGCAGTGGCTGTCGCCGCTCAAAGCCGTCGAACAGGTGCAGCAACTGCTGCACGCCATGGGCTGGCCCTGGCTGTTGGCCGCTTTCGTGCTCGGCGGATGCTTGGCCTTGCCCCTCTCGCTGCTGTGCCTGCTCGCCGTGCTGGCACTGGGCCCCCTGCCCGGCATCGCCTTCTGCCTGAGCGGCGGCAGCCTGATCGCCCTGCCCAGCTTTGCGCTCGGCCGCGCTCTGGGCCGTCAGGCCGTCGAACAACTGGCTGGCCCCAAGGTCCAGGCCCTGAACGCCCTGGTGGGCCGGCGCGGCCTGCTGGCCGTGATCGCCGTGCGTCTGGTGCCGGCCGCGCCCTTTGCCGTCGTCAACCTCGCGCTGGGCGCCACCCTTGTCGGCTGGCGCGACTTTCTGCTCGGCAATGTGATCGGCATGCTGCCCATGGTGCTCACCACCGCCTGGCTGGCGCCGCAAATCCTGCAACAACTGCAAAACCCCAGTGGCCTGGGCTGGGCTGGCTTGGCCGGCGTGATCGCGCTGGTCGCCGGCGCCACCTGGGCGCTCAAACGATGGGCCCGTCAGCTATGA
- a CDS encoding GNAT family N-acetyltransferase produces the protein MLLRPTQRADFPALLALNTESESVLSPLDAPRLAALHEEAALHIVLTDPADEQVLAFLLAFREGARYDSPNFLWFQARYPRFLYIDRVVVAQAQQGQGLGRQLYAAAFAQAQASDAERLCCEFDIEPPNSASQAFHARLGFVEVGQQRVAQGKKRVSLQVAELAPAR, from the coding sequence ATGCTCCTCCGCCCCACCCAACGCGCCGACTTCCCCGCCCTGCTGGCGCTGAACACCGAGTCCGAGTCGGTGTTGAGCCCCCTGGACGCGCCCCGTCTGGCGGCCCTGCACGAGGAAGCGGCCCTGCACATCGTGCTCACCGATCCGGCCGACGAGCAGGTGCTCGCCTTCCTGCTCGCCTTTCGCGAGGGCGCGCGCTACGACAGCCCGAACTTCCTCTGGTTCCAGGCCCGCTACCCGCGCTTTCTCTACATCGACCGCGTGGTGGTGGCCCAGGCCCAGCAGGGCCAGGGCCTGGGTCGGCAACTCTATGCGGCGGCCTTTGCCCAGGCCCAGGCCAGCGACGCCGAGCGCCTGTGCTGCGAGTTCGACATCGAGCCGCCGAACTCAGCCTCACAGGCCTTCCATGCCCGACTGGGCTTTGTCGAGGTGGGCCAGCAGCGCGTGGCGCAGGGGAAAAAGCGGGTGTCGCTGCAGGTGGCGGAACTCGCTCCCGCACGCTGA
- a CDS encoding VOC family protein: protein MLHHLSFATADLARSGAFYDAVLGALGYRRVFEAATAVGYGLVTDEDQFCLKLRHPVTPPGPGFHLAFAAPSRAAVDAFHAAALAQGGQDNGAPGLRPDYGPTYYAAFVIDPDGHRIEAVFKG from the coding sequence ATGCTGCACCACCTCTCCTTCGCCACCGCCGATCTCGCCCGCAGCGGCGCTTTCTACGACGCGGTGCTCGGCGCCCTGGGCTACCGGCGGGTCTTCGAGGCCGCCACGGCCGTTGGCTATGGCTTGGTGACTGATGAGGATCAGTTCTGCCTGAAGCTACGCCACCCGGTCACGCCGCCGGGGCCAGGATTCCACTTGGCCTTCGCGGCGCCCAGCCGCGCGGCGGTGGACGCGTTCCATGCCGCGGCGCTGGCCCAGGGCGGGCAAGACAACGGCGCACCAGGCTTGCGGCCGGACTACGGCCCGACCTACTACGCGGCCTTTGTGATCGACCCCGACGGCCATCGCATCGAGGCCGTATTCAAGGGCTGA